The following nucleotide sequence is from Solanum dulcamara chromosome 7, daSolDulc1.2, whole genome shotgun sequence.
GTGATGTATCTAACTTGAAATCTACTacgaaattattaattagtgagaTAATATGTAATTAGTTCAAACTATCGAGTAGATTAATATTTATGGTAGGAATGTTTGGGTAATCAGgtagtttttccttttttaaaatcaCCTTCAAGTCACACTAATTTATTTGTAGCTAACATATATTTGTGATAATTCATCGCTAAATAAGATTAACAAGAAGCTTATTGTTTAGCTACAaatttttttatgttcttttaaTAGTGATTTATGTAGAGATTTTCTTTTAATCACCTTCAAGTCACTTCTTCTCCACTATGCTGGAGTTTAGCTGAAAAAGTAAAACAAATTCTCATCGCTTCTTAGCTAAACTATAAGGGTAACAAGTTATTGTTCTCTATGTAAGATGATGAATATTTGGCATTGCAATTCTTAGcaataaaaatagaattaacTCAATTGTTTGTACCACATACATGAGGTAATTAGACGTTTCTAtaagcaatatatatatatataatgcattAATTTAGACCTCACAAGGGACagtgtgtatatatatcacCTAATGGATATATTCAAGTCAATTTGATCtaattatgaatatttattcACTATcaaaaactaatttaaattaGTTGAACCTTGGTAGAAATGAAAATGTAAACAAAACTAAGAATTAGTCCCCCAACATTATTATTTAGTTTAGTCAAAACTCACCCAAGTAAATTTCAAGATTTCTTCACATCCATGATCCTTTATTTATAGTTTCATTTTTGTCACCTTGATGAATTGCTTCAAATCAACCATTAAGGCAGAAGATGATAAGGAAAAACACAAAAGGCAACCAAAATGATTGATAGAACATAAATACATTATATTACTGACTTTTGAAAGTTTGTTCATAGAacatttatttatgaaattctATGAACATTTCGTAATTTAAAAGTGAGCCAATCCCTTAAGAAATTCTACTATTGCCTTGACTTACATATGCAGGAACAAAGTTCataatttctttataattaatatatataaaaagttcGTTATTTCCTTGCATGGTCATGACATTAGAAATGTAGtaaatcttttatttttcaagtttttaaaaattaaaatcttacCTACTATTTTAAACTCCTGAATTAaactatttaaatttatatatctaTCAACAAAGTTtcttacaacaacaaccaagGTAGGTTATTATAACAAATGACTAAAATTTAGTTAACTTAAAAGAATCTTTTCCAATATAAACAAGTATCAGAAAGAGATGTCTTTTGTGAAACCAAAAGTTTATTTCAAATGATTCATGTGAGAATATAAGAGTCCTAAACTATAACCACAAAATAAGTCATTTATTGAATAAGTTGGGATAATTGTATGTCCCAAAAAAACTCCAACCACTGGATAGTGGTTAGTGTTTTCTATATGCCAAAACTGGCATTGATAATATGTAGCTTTATCTGATACATTAATTATAGAGTTGTCATAgtggtaaaaattattttacgcACTATCACAAATATCCAAACCCTACAAATGTTAAATTCAACAATCAAGTTAACACGATTAACACATGAAGTTAAAATTGTTAAATTGAAAGGGATGCATATGCCCATACATTGAACCGGAAACACTAGATATAAAACACGGATAGACAAAAAAAAACATTCGATTaataatgaaggaaaaaattgagataaaacattttccttaaaataaataaatataaagtgTTTAAAAATAGTTGTTTCAGACTAAAGAATATCCTTTTTTGAACCATCCCGACTTAATTTCGGCCAAACCTTTGGTGGTTCTTGGGTATCTATCCCCGCTCGTGACTCCATCGATAAAATGTTTAGCGGAGTGAAAAAGAAAGGAGGTACTACACCTATGATCTCTCTGAATATGGAAGTCAACCGTTCGGTGTACACCGGGCTTCATATGAGTCTGACATGATCTGATCAACGCTTGAAGTTTATGAAGTAACTAGGGCATTGAGTAAGCTTGGATCGACATCATTATCGGCAATAATATCGAAGAAAAATTGCGGTTTCGAGAAGGTTGAGTTGGAGATTCTGCGAAGTATTAGATGCTAAGTTTGATAAAAAATAGACAAAAGTTACACTGAAGATTGGCCGCAGAACAGTATTCCTACCGATGAGCTTGGATTCCTCGGTGCAGATAGATACACTGATCATATCATTcgattttgaagaattaaattaGATATAGATTTATTTCTAtattgatatattatttttttcaaaagaaaaaaaaatttattcaatcaaataaaccgatggacaaggttgggtaatttatttattctttacaaAAAATCGACTATGTGTCATTTATTACAATTTTATCTGAATAAAAATTATCCGTGCAAAAATACGCAAAAAAGGCATAACCTACAGACAAACACGGTTTATTCAAAAActtattaccaaaaaaataattagaaaaaatcGAGAAACATCGATTTTCCCTTTAACCGACCCAGTCCCTCGATTTTTCTGGGTCGGTTTTTGACTAGTTTTTAGTAGTAAATTCGTGAAAAATTTTGTGTCGTAATAAATAATTggaaattttttaaatatggCAAATTTTTTAAGCATAATTACTCAATATGAATATAGTTTTtctaattacttataatgacaaatataaaaattgttattatacaaatacaataacaaattatacaaaaactgTGTGTTCATACcgcataatttttcctaaataatTTCATAGCTATATATTGCATTTGTTGTAGTGACGTTTGTCCTTTTGATTTATAGTATTTCGGAGGCAGCTCGATATAGGCTAAAACTAGCACTAACAAACATGTGCATCGCACGTGTCAACTAACTAATGTCATGAAATATAGGAAAGAGTGTGTttcattgaatttttttggttcACTTCTGATTAAAATGAGAATAGATATTTTTTGAAATCagtatttttcaaataatttaaacaAGAAATGGCTATAAGCACTTGATTATaagaaatatataattattactattttcGTCATAGAATTCATGATTggccattttatttttattttcagcaAATAGGCGATGTAGATTTATGTTTTCTATCTTTCAATtgaatattaattacttggatgcaTTTGAAAGCCTTGAGATGAATTGCAGAAAGAATGTGAGAATTTTTAATTGGTTAGTTGTAAATAGCCTCAGAGCTATGGCATTGATTTTAACATGTAAGCTATTTAATTTGTTCTTGTTACaaaaaagtataatatttaatatatcgaatttttcaaatttttttacgcatttttttatattttcatgtttgattggtaaaagaatttgaaaaaatctttaaaacaaacaaattcCTTACgaatgaggaaaatgatttcTCAACTGAAACAAAGTTAATATATACACCGTGACCTTCGATAGTATTTGTctaaattatatacaaatgcttttagaataatatttttgcttaccTACCTaacacaagaaaataaataagaaactcACTTAATTTACTAAAAAATATTTCCAAAGAAAAGCATTTTCCTTCATGCTGAATGCAACAACGAGAAAAATGACTTTGTAAAAGTAGGCAAAACAAGTTTCATAAATAGCATTCCACAAGAATTATCTTCTCTATGTTCTCCAACAAACCCCACCCTCCATAGCCCCCAACACACCACCAAGCACACCTCCTACCCCCCACCCTAGCTACTCCAATAGTGTTTGaatagattatatataaatatctttGAGATAATATTTTCTGCTTACTAATCAAACAccagaaaataaataagaaaccaCATTTCTcatggaaaaatattttccgtTTATTTTCTAATTCTGATGCAAAAGTGGCTCCACTCAAGATAGGTGTCTGTGAACACTGATACTTTAGTTTAATTATCTTAAGCTTATTAGGCACAGTTATTTATTATTCCATCTTTAAGTCCTGAAGTTGATTGATGACTATTGTAGAAGCTACATATGGTCTGGGGCCAATGAGATCACTAGGAAATCTCTGATAGCTCGGTCCAGGGTTTGCTTGCCTAAAGCCACAGGAGCTCTAaacttgataaaatattcaCATGGAATAAAACTGCAATTACCAAAACTTGTTGGGATTTATCTCACAAACTACATTTCTATAGCAGCTAGAGGTATTTTAGCTAAAGTACTCGTTGAATTCAAGCCTGGGAAGATCCTTCTTAGACAAATTTATTTGCTACACAATCAAGCTGTGATTGTGAGGTGGAAGAACCTAATGTTCCAAAATCATGCTACACCAAAGGCAGTACTAACTATGTGATTGCATTTCCATGGTAAGCTCCTAGCATTTGATAGCTAGACTGATCAAATGGCTTGCTCTTTATGTCGACAGTGCCATGAGTCTAAAGAACGCTCTTGTTCGTGGACTGTTTCTTTGCCAAACATATCTGGACTAAGGTCTTAACTTGGATACAAAAGAGGAACTTTCCACTGTGCTAATTGGTAACAACATCAGCTTTGGGGCATTGCATGTGCTAAAGGAAAAACACAGAAGGCTGTGGTGTTTAACTAGAATGTGTAAAGCCTTGTATCTTTTTTGTCCAATTTTAGATTTGACAATATTGACATGGATAGAAGACATCGCTCACCTTGTTCCTTCAATTCCTTCTAACCAAATAAGTTACGGCATTCTACTTTTTCAGGCTAGTGTGTGTTTtggtatgaaagaaaatatttcaccAAAAAAGACTATcttaaaaatatggagaaaaatattatcccCGGAACATTTTATACAATCTAGGCAAACACTACGGGGGGAGGAGGTGGGTGTGTTGGAAGGTGGGGAGAAACAATTAATAGGGCATGCCATTTATGAAACGTGCTTTTCCTGCTTTCATGAGGTAGGACATTTCCTCATATTTAAGGAACTTATTTTtctaaggaaaatatttttctaaaaattgacGAGAAAATTTAGAAAACATTTTTTCTCCATACCAAATACACTATAATACCATAAAACTGAAGTCTGACAGTACCATAGGTCTCCAGGTAATCTTTTACCAATCATTCCAAACAACCCAGAGACAAGGAAACTAAAGATCATATCTCGAGTTAAAACATACACAACCATAGAATATATTGCCTTTGTCTAGGCAATGGGCAACTTGGCAGGTAAAGCTTCTCAGTATATTTCGATTCTCAAACATTACACTCTACATGTTGAAGATTGACTTTGGATCCAAAAGGGTTAATGCAAGACGATTCATAAAAAGCAGAGTGAAAAAGGCCATGAGGGGTAAACCGATGAAACCAATTGCTCATGAAATGTTCCATGATGAACTTCTGCCACTTCTGCCATACCCTAATCCCAAATAGATGAAGATAACAATATATGCTAACATTACACCATAAGCTTCTTTTTCACAAAGTAAGATCTATTGCGTCCTCATCCTGCTATTCTCTGCAGCCCTCACTTGCAAGAAATAAGGATGAGCCTACAAAACAGGGAGAGAAAACTAGATATCAGGCTTATGCCAGAAATCTGAGAACAAATACAGACACATGATATCAAATGCACTAGTAAAAATAGTATATTTAGACACACACATGTGCAAAACACCTGTGTATATATACCATAAACACACGCGGAGTGCAACAAAATAAAGATGCCATATCATGATGAGGCGATAAAACCTACAAAGGTATGGTTTAAGACATATTCCACACACaggaaacaaagaaaaaagttGGTTAAATTCCAGGAACCTCGATCTAGTTAGTTACTATTCTTCTCCTACACCTTTCCCCATATAATCTCTTTCCTGGGCATCGTCTTGTTTAAAACTTTAATTGTAGTTGACATTCATAGCCTGGTCCTAATGCTGTAGGTTTTCAAAAGTCACCTAATCCCTTGCTTCTATACTTGGAAACAACAATATGCATTTGGTTACACAGGCAAAGCATAGGCAAAACAGAATTTATGACCCAAAAATAGCAGCTCAAATTATATGGAATTACCATTGCTTCTTTTGCTGTAAGTCTATCCTGATGATCATAACGGAGAAGCTTGTCGAGAAAATCTATAGCCTGCAATTACACCTCAAAATCAAAGTACCAAATTCTGAGCAAAGATTATTTGTTATAGCAAGTTAAGCCAAAGTGGTTTTATCTAACCAAATTACTACAGATTGAAAGGCACATACCTCTGGTGATACTAAATGCTGATTATCTGCATTAATAAATTTGGACCATGGCTTCCTACTGTGTCTGCAGGGGAAGTGATTATATTAAGCATCAATAGCATACATTTTGACTGCAATCAGATATGCCACAATTCTGTGAAAGCTAACTGGAGAAACTTATTTCAGTAAGAATTATGTAGTTTTGTTTGACCAACCAGCTACTTCCACATTTCTGTCAAAGCTAGCTATGATATTATCTCAGTAAGTCAGCAACGCTATCCAGTTGCAGCTCACAGTTGATTTTATACTCCCTCCCTCCCTCCTTTTCTTTGACTTGCTTACTATTTCAGTGTTAGTATACAAACAAGGaaaacaacatacctagtgtaatcccacaagtggggtcggGGAGGATAGGATGTACAccgaccttacccctacctttttTTAGGGTAGAGAGGCTGTGTGCAGGGTTGCAAGAATTTTTAGTAACtagtatatttataaaaataaagaactaTTTCCTTAAATATCAACTGCAATATTGTTCAGAGTGTCAAATGTGTTTTAACTGCTCTAAATCTCTATATCTTTTTCAACTTGTCCAACTCTCACCATAACATATGTCTACCAAACTCGAGTATAATAAATCATTCAAACTTTATCCTAGGTTCTAAAAAAGTCAACCGTgtgaatttttttagttttttttataaggATCAACCATTtatattactccctccattcatTTTTAATTGTCACATTTGAACTTCGCACACCCATTAACAAAACAATAATTGACATGGTTATTTTACAACAATACTctattaattgatatttagtATTAAGTCTTGGAAAATGATTAGggaaataagtaattaatgctAAGGGTGAAACATGGAATAAAtttctttatatgttaaaagtgataagtaaaaatgaaaatctatttttggaatagtggacaagtaaaagtgaacagaGAGAGTAAAAAGGAATTGAGCAAGCAATTCATTTCAATAGATTTCTGATTGGTGCTGAACTATTAACAAGGTTAAAGATCAGAGCCCGAAACATACCTACCAACCATCGCCTCCAGCTGAGGATCAAGCTCTAGTTGATACTTGTGCAAATATGCATTCAACTCATCAGTTCCAAGTACCTAAAAAGATAATTCTCCATCAACTCCAATTGATTAGGTAAGATCTACTTGCACCTGATAAGATTTCCTTTCATCAACTCCAATTGATTAGGTAAGATCTACTTGCACCTGATAACATTTCCTCTCTTTCAAACAACTGACTACTCTACTGATCGACGTAACTAGATGAACCTAACATCAAAATTATTATAGACCATTGACCTAGTTGCAGAATTTGTTTCAAGGCATGCAAAGGGATAACATTTGGGACAAAGACCTCGTTGAACCAGATTCTGATCCAGAAAAGACACAACGAGGAGATTGCATGAGCAAAAGCTGTAGCCAAACAGGTTACCTTAGCAATTTTGACAAGCTGATCCTGGTTATCATGGCCATAGAAGAAAGGCTCCTTGCGGAAGATCTACATAAAGAAGAACACGCCTATTAAGCACAATTAACAAGATGAAAAAAACCAATACACAATGCAATCTCTGAACACTTGTGGATCTAATTTCAGAAGGCCCAAAACCTTGGATCTAGGAAAATGGATGAAGCACCATGATTGGCTTAAAGCGTCTTACCATTCCTGCAAACATGCATCCAAGGCTCCACATGTCCAAAGAATAGTCATAGTCTTGCAAGTCAACAAGAAGTTCAGGGCCCTTGAAGTAtctgaaaaacaaaaaaaaacatattcaaACTTGTTGTGATAGccttttctagaccaagaagaGGGGATAAAATCAAACCAATGGCCACTAAATATTTGGATAAATTATGTACCGTAATCCAACTTAACCTTACACTGGTTCTCATTTAACCTTGAATATTTTCTAACTTTCTCCAAGAAAAGATTGACTGCTCTAGCATCATTTATGGATTCATGGAGAGCAGTTTGTAAATTCTTTTGTCAAGTCCAGCAAACTTACAAGCTGGAAAGGGTACATTCCATTAAAAGGTTACACTGCAAAGAGCTCCTCTTGGCAATGTATTAGTTAcgtaggtattagtaatgcaaggaTTAGTAATACAGATACTATTTCTTGTTAGGTGTTTGGTTCATTGCAACAATATatcattcaaaatatttatttattttgtaaacTAAAAAGTAATGGGTTTACAATTATACTCATGCGTGTTTGGCCTTCATTGGTGTCTAGGAAAAAGATAATGACAGTTTTGTCCTTTAGGTACTACTTATTCATGGATTCATTGTTTATTAAGTTCTACAAGAATTAAGTTATTCGTGATTTAAATTACAACCAAACATTGGATAAAGttcaataaattatatataatgatTATTTCCCTTATACATCATACCAAATGAACCCTAAGAGTAGATATAGTGAAGCCTAGCAGCCTATTTCTGCTAGCATATCAAAGTGAGCGAAGTTCCTTTTGAAGGAGTCACTCACGACCTCATGGTTGGGAAGTAGCATCATAAACATTTTGAGatggaaatttgaaaaatacaaaatCCAAAAGCCAACCCACATAACTGATGAATATCTTATGTTATCTGAGGCAGTGTAGTCCATAACTAAACAGCTAACTTAACAAAGACCTACAGGAATAACTTGTGTTCAAACTACAAGCTCAAATTTCCCAGAGGACAGTTTGTAGaggaaaaatagagagagaCATTTACAATAAGAAACAGTAAATAAGACCTACTTTTGGCAAAGCAACTGCACCAATTCCACCAATCAGTTTTAGCAAAAGTGCCTTACCTTGAAGCCACACGGACATTATATTCCTTTCCTGGATGGTAAAATTCAGCAAGACCCCAGTCTATCAAGCGAAGCTTCCGCAACTCATGGTCTATCATTACATTATGTGGCTTGACGTCTCtgtgcattattccctgagaaTGGCAATAGTCTAGTGCCTGCAGGTTCATAAAGAAGTTTCAATTCCCTTTTCCTCCACGTAATATACACAAGGAATAGGCCAACGGTGAACTAAACAACTGTTATAAGAAGCTTTATTGTCATAAATAGTGCAACATTAAGACAGAGCATGAACTATGAGTTATTTTGTTTATCAACTTGCTAGTCTAAAGAAGGTTTCCGTTAAGCACCAATATACAACTGAAACAGACTTCTAAAATGGAGGTCATCACAGGTTGAAGGAACTTATTTCCTCTACCCCCACCAGCCCAAAAAACTAACTTCTTTCCTTATGGGTTTTTTTGTTAATACTACTGATGACTGCAAGACCTAGTTGACTTAAAATTTAAAGGACGAAACAGTTGTTACATTGAACTCAGAGAATAAAAGGTCcatcttttttctccttttataCCCTTACCAACCACAacggaagaaaaaaaaacgaaACAGAAAAAATAATACACTACAGGGAAAAGAACATTCTGGATGAAAAAGATACATGTGTACTTTTCAGGTATAAGTCAGTTTAGAAACAACAAACACTACGAATATTTGAACTTAAGGTCCCTACTCCACACCAACCATCTACAGTACAGGAAGGCTCAGgaaattcattttctttcttatgtACACCAGgaatacaacaacatatccagtgtagTCCCACAAAGTGGAGTATGAGAGGGTGGAGTGTACACGGACCTTACCCCTACAATAGAGGTAGAAAGGTAGTTTCTAATAGATCCTTGGTTCAAGAAAAAATAGTCCAGAAAAAGAATAAACAGTAGTGAAAGCATAACAAAGCATCCAGAATAGTAACTGcaacaaaataatatgatattCGAAGTACAAGAAACAACAGATCGTAATAGAAGTCGAAGGACAAAACTACAAGAGCAATACTAGCAATACTAACAGTACTAGTATGGACGAATACCAAGACAACACACTACCATCTACCAATTTTCTACCCTAATCCGTGCTTTCCACAATCTCCTATCTAAGGCCATATCCTCAGTTAGCTGGAATTGTgtcatatcctgtctaatcaactctccacaatacttcttcAGCCTCCCTCTACCTCTCTAGAAACtatccatagccaacctctcacacctccataCTGGGGCATCTATGCAtatcctcttcacatgcccgaACCATCTCAGTCCGCTTACcacatcttgtcctccaccgatgccacttTCAACTTGTCCCGAATATCCTTATTACCAATCCTATCTCTCctagtatgtccacacatccatcgcAACATCCTCATTTCCACAAGTTTCATTTTTTGAACGTGAGAGTCCTTAATTGCTAACACTCTGTGCCTAATAATATAGTAAGCTTAACCACCGTTCTATAGAATTTACCTTAAGTTATGGTGACGCCTTCTTATCACCCAAGACTCTGGATGCGAACTTCCAACTCATCCATCCTGCAGCAATATGGTGAGTTACATCCTCGTCAATCTCTCCATTTCCTTGAATAATGGACCGAAGATACCTGAAGCATCCTCTTTTTTGGATGGCTTGTGAATCAAGTCTCACTTCCAAGTTAGCCCCATGCATTAcgtcactaaacttgcacttcAAATATTTTGTCTTGGTCTTGCTCAACCTGAACCTTTTAGACTCTAGGGTCTCTCTCCAAACCTTAGCATTGACTCCGCCATGGGACTTGTCCATGTCTGCAAAAAACATAGACCATGGCTCCTCGCCTTGGATTTGTTACGTCAATTCATCCAATACTAAGGCAAATAAAATGGGCTAAGCGTTGATCCTGCATTATTAAAAGCAATGAAGCGCTTCTAAAAGAGCGAAGTGACATGCTATCGATTTATTGCCTTGGAGCGACCCAATGGTGAAGAAGTGAGCGCTTCTGAGACTGAGGCGAGAAGCATGCCTTtattaaaagtgaaaaaagGATCGCTTAAGCATGGTTAGCATTAACTAGGATTTTTTTAATTCTGTAAAAACACTTATGGACTTCTTTCCAAACATTTTCCTCTTTTGTGCGACTGCCGCTGCGACTCTATTCCAACGACTGCACTACGCTCTTCCAACGAATGCAAGCGCAAGATAAGTTTTTTCATCTCTTTTTCTCTTCTGTGATCCTGCTGATAGGATTTTCAACTTGTTTTGTAATGCTACGGTAGGTCGCGTTCTGCAATACTCTGTTTTTTTCCTGATTTGCAATCTAAGCTTCTTTGCTATTGCACTACTCAGTTTTTTTTTTGCCACTACAATTTCTTCTCTACTTTGTATATCTTTTTCTATGAGTGTTATGctctttttttctaatttgCAATATAAACTCTCTGCAATACTCTATTTTTTCTGTTCTGGTTGTTTTTTCACTGTTCAATATCTTTTTTTCGTTATTCTGTGATATGTTATGTTTTTTTCGCGATTCTATCTCTGTTTTTTTCCTGTTATGTGACTGCTGTCTCTATTTTCACTGGTCAGTTTTTCTTGtactaaattttattttcttattcaaTGGCACAAAAAAGAGATCCAGTTTGGACGTATGGAACTCCAATGGGCAGTAACACAAAAGTCAAATGTGTCTTTTGTGATGTGACATACAATGGCGGAATATTTCGTCACAAAAAACATCTAATTGATGGTATAAAGATGTTAAAGTATGTCCAAAAGTCCCAGATTTTGTGAAGGAAGAAATCAGAGAGTATTTTAGGGGGAAAAAAGAGTTTAAAACTCAAGTGATCTTCCACTAGCTGAAGGCTTTCTTTGACATTTTGAGGGAGCCCCATTGGCATACTCACTTTAACTTCATTATCATCAACAAGATTAACCAAGGATGCTTCATggttcatttgagttttaaacTCATTTTTAGGGTAAAATACTCTTTGATTTCTTCCTTCACAAAATTTGACTTTTGGACATGCTTTAACATCTTTATAACCACCAATCAAATGTTTCTTGTGACAAAATATTCCGCCATTGTATGTCACGTCACAAAAAAAACACATTTGACTTGTGTTACTGCCCATTAGAGCCCAAGTTGGATCTCTTTTTAGAGCCATTGAATAAGAAAATAGAATTTAGTACAAGAAAAAACTGAACAGTGAAAACAGAGACAAAAGTCACAGAACagccaaaaacaaaaaaaaagaaataaacatAAGCAGAACAGCgagaaaaaaaaacagagaaaGATCACAGAACAGCAAATAAAACAGAGACAGAACAGCGAGAAAAAGAAACAGACACAGATCACAGAacagcaaaaaaaaaagagttgcaGCACAGTAGCAGAGAAGCTTATATTgcaaatcagaaaaaaaaaatagagcataacAGTCACAGAGAAAGATATACAAAGTAGAGAAAAATTTGCAGTGGCGAAAAAGAAAAACAGAGTAGTGCAGTAGCAGAGAAGCTAATATTGCaaatcaataattaaaaaaacagTATTGCAGAACGCGACCTACAATAGCATTACAAAACAGCACGTTAAAATGGAAAATCCTATCAGCAGGATTGCAacagagaaagaaaagaagaagaagaggagatgAAAAACTGACGATACGCTGAGAATCGCAAGTCACACAAAAGTC
It contains:
- the LOC129893970 gene encoding casein kinase II subunit alpha-2; the protein is MSKARVYTDVNVLRPREYWDYEALTVQWGDQDDYEVVRKVGRGKYSEVFEGINVNSNEKCIIKILKPVKKKKIKREIKILQNLCGGPNVVKLLDIVRDQHSKTPSLIFEYVNSTDFKVLYPTLTDYDIRYYIYELLKALDYCHSQGIMHRDVKPHNVMIDHELRKLRLIDWGLAEFYHPGKEYNVRVASRYFKGPELLVDLQDYDYSLDMWSLGCMFAGMIFRKEPFFYGHDNQDQLVKIAKVLGTDELNAYLHKYQLELDPQLEAMVGRHSRKPWSKFINADNQHLVSPEAIDFLDKLLRYDHQDRLTAKEAMAHPYFLQVRAAENSRMRTQ